A stretch of Caldilineales bacterium DNA encodes these proteins:
- a CDS encoding Glu/Leu/Phe/Val dehydrogenase, translating to MSDNVVMSKAEADLMPATVDGGDSAFTIAQKQFDLAAAYLKQYPAGLLSMLRTPERELTVNFPVRMDDGEIGIFTGHRVQHSTARGPAKGGIRFHPNVTLDEVKALAMWMAWKTAVVGIPYGGAKGGVVCDPKRMSVGEVERMTRRYTAEISIIIGPQSDIPAPDVNTNPQTMAWLMDTYSMGAGYTVPAVVTGKPLELGGSLGRNEATARGCQFTIRRAARRLGLDLEGATVVVQGYGNAGHIAARLLHEDGARIIAASDSTGGIYNAKGFDPMEALRWKHDTGSVVGYDGCDTVTNAELLEIPCDILIPAALEKQITQYNAPRIHCKIIGEAANGPTEPEADAIFHENGTCVIPDILANAGGVTVSYFEWVQDLQYFFWSEEEINHKLEKVMNRAFDEVFTIAERHKVNNRTAAYILAVDRVARATMLRGIYP from the coding sequence ATGAGTGACAATGTCGTCATGTCCAAAGCTGAAGCCGATCTCATGCCGGCGACGGTGGATGGGGGCGATTCCGCCTTCACCATCGCCCAAAAGCAGTTCGATCTGGCGGCAGCCTATCTCAAGCAGTATCCGGCGGGGCTGCTTTCGATGCTGCGCACGCCGGAGCGGGAACTGACCGTCAACTTCCCGGTGCGGATGGATGACGGTGAGATCGGGATTTTTACCGGGCACCGGGTGCAGCATTCGACGGCCAGAGGCCCGGCCAAGGGGGGGATTCGTTTCCATCCCAATGTGACGTTGGATGAGGTGAAGGCGCTGGCGATGTGGATGGCGTGGAAGACGGCGGTGGTGGGGATTCCGTATGGCGGGGCCAAGGGCGGTGTGGTCTGTGACCCCAAGCGCATGAGCGTCGGCGAGGTGGAGCGGATGACCCGGCGCTATACGGCCGAGATCAGCATCATCATCGGGCCGCAGAGCGATATCCCGGCCCCGGATGTGAATACCAACCCGCAGACGATGGCCTGGCTGATGGACACCTATAGCATGGGCGCAGGCTACACCGTGCCGGCGGTGGTGACGGGCAAGCCGCTGGAGTTGGGCGGGTCGTTGGGGCGCAACGAGGCCACGGCGCGGGGCTGCCAGTTCACAATCCGGCGCGCAGCCAGGCGGTTGGGGCTGGATCTAGAGGGCGCGACGGTGGTGGTGCAGGGCTATGGCAATGCCGGTCACATTGCCGCGCGCCTGCTGCACGAGGATGGGGCCAGGATCATTGCCGCCAGCGACAGCACGGGCGGCATTTACAACGCCAAGGGCTTCGACCCCATGGAGGCTTTGCGTTGGAAGCATGACACCGGCTCGGTGGTGGGTTATGACGGCTGCGACACCGTGACCAATGCCGAATTGCTGGAAATCCCCTGCGACATCCTCATCCCGGCGGCGCTGGAGAAGCAGATCACCCAGTACAACGCCCCGCGTATCCACTGCAAGATCATCGGCGAGGCGGCCAACGGCCCCACCGAGCCGGAGGCCGACGCCATCTTCCACGAGAACGGCACCTGCGTCATCCCCGACATCCTGGCCAATGCTGGCGGCGTCACGGTTTCCTATTTCGAGTGGGTGCAGGACTTGCAGTACTTTTTCTGGAGCGAGGAGGAGATCAATCACAAGCTGGAAAAGGTGATGAACCGGGCCTTCGATGAGGTCTTCACCATCGCCGAACGCCACAAGGTCAACAATCGCACCGCCGCCTACATCCTGGCTGTCGACCGCGTGGCTCGCGCCACGATGTTGCGCGGCATCTATCCGTGA
- a CDS encoding helix-turn-helix domain-containing protein, producing MHPVRRSILEILKREESATVNDLAERLDMAPVSVRHHLDLLIGDGLVATPRVQRNAGAGRPQQIYALTAEAHAYFPNRYRELANSTLAVLKQTLPPDILLTTMRDFAHRTAAQASPGLDGLPAAQRLQITVHLLNDMGYMAGYEASNGDTVLHTCNCPYADLAGDHQELCHMDLSLVGELTGLEAERIHHIANGDGRCSYRLCPRNALTPPDLPLAAEPHPA from the coding sequence GTGCACCCCGTCCGCCGTTCCATCCTGGAAATCCTCAAGCGTGAAGAAAGCGCCACCGTCAACGACCTGGCCGAAAGGTTGGACATGGCGCCGGTATCGGTGCGCCACCATCTCGACCTGCTGATCGGCGATGGCCTGGTGGCCACGCCGCGCGTCCAGCGCAACGCCGGCGCCGGCCGCCCGCAGCAGATCTACGCCCTCACCGCCGAAGCCCACGCCTACTTCCCCAACCGCTATCGCGAACTGGCCAACAGCACCCTCGCAGTCCTGAAGCAGACCCTGCCGCCCGACATCCTGCTGACGACGATGCGCGACTTCGCCCACCGCACCGCGGCCCAGGCTTCACCCGGTCTCGACGGTCTGCCGGCGGCCCAGCGTCTGCAAATCACCGTCCATCTGCTCAACGACATGGGCTACATGGCCGGCTACGAAGCCAGCAACGGCGACACGGTGTTGCACACCTGCAACTGCCCCTACGCCGACCTGGCCGGCGACCACCAGGAGCTTTGCCACATGGACTTGTCGTTGGTGGGTGAATTGACCGGGCTGGAGGCAGAGCGCATCCATCACATCGCCAACGGCGACGGCCGCTGCTCGTATCGGCTCTGCCCGCGCAACGCCCTCACCCCACCCGACCTCCCCCTCGCCGCCGAACCCCACCCCGCCTGA
- the moaA gene encoding GTP 3',8-cyclase MoaA, whose product MPAIALTPPSELSPILWPLPDQLTAGARMSDQFGRRMNYLRISLTDACNLRCVYCMPERMTFRPRQELMTDAELLTLAGIMVDLGVDKIRLTGGEPTVRPNLVEIARRLAQLPGLNELAMTTNGVLLPQLAEPLARAGLNRINISIDTLDPAKFKRITRWGSLDSVWAGLEAAEAAGLRPIKINAVVTRGFNDEEVVDLARLSLERDWDIRFIELMPFAGEADFAQHAVVPSSETRARIEAALGPLQELPGHDRRDPARPYRLPGARGALGFISSITEPFCAGCNRIRLTADGKLRLCLLRDGEIDLLTRLRQGASAETLQKEITAAVWRKPWGHGLPEGLIPQSRLMSQIGG is encoded by the coding sequence ATGCCTGCCATCGCCCTCACCCCCCCGTCTGAACTCAGCCCCATCCTCTGGCCGCTACCCGACCAGCTCACGGCCGGGGCGAGAATGAGCGACCAGTTCGGGCGGCGGATGAACTACCTACGCATCTCGCTGACCGACGCCTGCAACCTGCGCTGTGTGTATTGCATGCCCGAACGGATGACCTTCCGCCCGCGGCAGGAGTTGATGACCGACGCCGAACTCCTGACCCTGGCCGGGATCATGGTCGATCTGGGTGTGGACAAGATCCGGCTGACCGGTGGCGAACCCACCGTGCGGCCCAACCTGGTCGAGATCGCCCGCCGCCTGGCCCAACTGCCCGGCCTGAACGAGCTGGCCATGACCACCAACGGCGTGCTCCTGCCCCAGCTGGCCGAACCGCTGGCGCGCGCCGGCCTCAACCGCATCAACATCTCCATCGACACCCTCGACCCGGCCAAATTCAAGCGCATCACCCGCTGGGGCAGCCTGGACTCCGTCTGGGCCGGGCTGGAGGCAGCCGAGGCGGCGGGGCTGCGCCCGATCAAGATCAACGCCGTCGTCACGCGCGGGTTCAATGACGAAGAAGTGGTCGATCTGGCCCGCTTGTCGCTCGAACGCGACTGGGACATCCGCTTCATCGAACTGATGCCTTTTGCTGGCGAAGCCGATTTCGCCCAACACGCCGTCGTGCCCTCGTCCGAGACGCGGGCGCGCATCGAGGCTGCACTTGGCCCCTTGCAGGAACTCCCCGGCCACGACCGCCGCGACCCGGCCCGACCCTATCGACTGCCCGGCGCCCGCGGCGCCCTGGGCTTCATCAGCTCCATCACCGAGCCGTTCTGCGCCGGCTGCAACCGCATCCGCCTGACCGCCGACGGCAAGCTGCGGCTGTGCCTGCTGCGCGATGGCGAGATCGACCTCCTGACCAGGCTACGCCAGGGCGCCAGCGCCGAAACCCTGCAGAAGGAGATCACAGCCGCGGTCTGGCGCAAACCCTGGGGCCACGGCCTGCCCGAGGGCCTCATCCCGCAATCCCGCCTCATGTCGCAGATCGGCGGCTGA